From one Salvelinus sp. IW2-2015 linkage group LG11, ASM291031v2, whole genome shotgun sequence genomic stretch:
- the LOC111970752 gene encoding LOW QUALITY PROTEIN: cilia- and flagella-associated protein 100-like (The sequence of the model RefSeq protein was modified relative to this genomic sequence to represent the inferred CDS: inserted 1 base in 1 codon), which produces MLCNQPYRFSSDCNIDKESINEFINQKKEMFLLEYSLAVKRGEIEQLVKVAAAEERKLTHAEQFLEDDAIIFDQFLKVNNKNSVEAIKVAELETKVKMEKMSEIKRITTRMVSIKSDISKFEDIIKEFKMHKEFLFKLSPLEWQEAHEAKAKTLKLKSATRSATKSATKDKPKEKDKDERATPKRRTTMDRKGSFADRELPPIXDARNPSRQSTGRRDKLNPVVELKTDSSEYEEDPELYFKDPRQLLELLTELEEQNLSLIQNSRETEDAQEEFRQVMDYNRKKMEVETNQLTQQIDIMTHTIQRERERAAELELRARLFNFGKYKSDDQEGMFDSLGVKVEEVYRGCVGDSEANLSTLQMLKAIESRLDELLENVEIVPKERLVLAERAKEKERRFRLRDEKMHQDKQHQEERLKRALERAQADVKKTTGKKLMARSQRPARKLKTSQVYDISDKEKDEQLYFFM; this is translated from the exons ATGCTGTGTAACCAACCCTACCGTTTCTCCTCAGATTGTAATATAGACAAAGAGAGCATAAATGAGTTTATCAACCAGAAAAAGGAGATGTTTCTGTTGGAG tactccCTGGCGGTGAAGCGTGGAGAGATAGAGCAGCTGGTGAAAGTGGCAGCGGCGGAGGAGAGGAAGCTGACGCACGCCGAGCAGTTCCTAGAGGACGACGCCATCATCTTTGACCAATTCCTTAAAGTGAACAACAAGAACTCTGTGGAGGCCATCAAAGT TGCTGAGTTGGAGACCAAAGTGAAAATGGAGAAGATGTCTGAGATCAAGAGGATCACAACCAGGATGGTGAGCATTAAGAG TGACATCTCTAAGTTTGAGGACATCATAAAGGAGTTCAAGATGCACAAGGAGTTCCTCTTCAAGCTGTCCCCTCTAGAGTGGCAAGAGGCACATGAGGCCAAGGCCAAGACCCTTAAACTCAAGTCTGCCACCAGGTCTGCCACCAAGTCTGCCACCAAGGACAAGcccaaagagaaagacaaagatgAGAGGGCTACTCCGAAAAGACGTACTA ctatggaCCGTAAGGGGTCATTTGCGGACCGAGAGCTGCCACCGA GGGATGCTAGGAACCCCTCTAGACAGTCGACAGGACGGAGGGACAaatt GAACCCTGTGGTAGAGCTGAAGACTGACAGCTCTGAATATGAG GAGGACCCGGAGCTGTACTTCAAGGACCCCAGGCAGCTGCTGGAGCTGCTGACAGAGCTGGAAGAGCAGAATCTCTCTCTGATCCAGAACTCCAGGGAGACCGAAGACGCCCAGGAGGAGTTCCGACAGGTCATGGACTACAACCGCAAGAAGAT GGAGGTYGAGACCAACCAGCTGACCCAGCAGATAGACATCATGACCCACACCATCCAGAGGGAGAGGGAACGGGCTGCCGAGCTGGAGCTGAGGGCCCGCCTCTTCAACTTTGGGAAGTACAAGTCGGACGACCAG GAGGGTATGTTTGACTCCCTGGGCGTTAAGGTAGAGGAGGTGTACCGGGGCTGCGTGGGCGACAGCGAGGCCAACCTGAGCACGCTGCAGATGCTGAAGGCCATCGAGAGCCGCCTGGACGAGCTGCTGGAGAATGTGGAGATCGTCCCCAAGGAGCGGCTGGTGCTGGCCGAGAGGGccaaggaaaaggagaggaggttCAG GCTGCGTGATGAGAAGATGCATCAGGACAAGCAGCACCAGGAAGAGAGGCTAAAGAGGGCCCTGGAGAGAGCCCAGGCTGACGTCAAGAAAACA ACTGGCAAGAAACTGATGGCTAGATCACAGCGCCCTGCCCGCAAGCTGAAGACCAGCCAGGTGTATGACATCTCAGACAAGGAGAAAGATGAGCAGCTCTACTTCTTCATGTAA